A segment of the Streptomyces sp. Tu 2975 genome:
GTCCCCAGCCGCCCGAACAGTTCGCGCAGTTCGACGACGAGCCGCTCCCGCAGACCACGGTCCAGCTGGCCGAGCGGCTCGTCGAGCATCAGCAGTCTCGGCTCCGGCGCCAGCGCCCTGGCAAGGGCGACACGCTGCTGCTCGCCGCCGGACAGGGCCGCGACGGACCTCTGCTGCGCACCCGGCAGCCCCACCAGCCGTAGCAACTCGTCGGTCCGGCGGGCCTGTTCCCCGCGGGCGGCACCGTGCATCCGCAGCCCGAAGGCGACATTGCCGCCGACGTTTCGCTGCGGGAACAGTTGGTGGTCCTGGAACATGAGCCCCACCCCGCGCCGGTGCACCGGTACGCGCGCCTGGTCGGCCCCGCCGAGCAACACCCGCCCCGCGTCGGCCTCCTGGAGCCCGGCGACCACGCGCAGCAGCGTCGACTTGCCGCTGCCGCTCGGTCCGAGCAGGCACACGATCTCGTGCTCGGCGACCTCGAGGTCCACCGAGTCCAGCGCCGTACGCGGCCCGAACCGTACGGTCACGCCCGCCAGTTCCAGCAGCGCCATCAGAACTCCTCGGTGGTGGACTCGGTACGGATGCGTTCCAGCAGCAGCAGCGCCGCCGCGCACGCCACCATCAAGATGGTGCTCAGTGCCATCGCCTGCCCGTAGTTGAGCTCCCCGGGCCGCCCCAGCAGCCGTGCGACGGCCACGGGCAGCGTCGGGTTGTCCGGCCGGGCGATGAAGACGGTCGCGCCGAACTCGCCGAGGGAGACGGCGAACGCGAAACCGGCGGCCACCGCCAGCGCCCTGCGTACCAGCGGCAGATCGACCTCCCGCCAGGCCCGCAGCGGGGACGCGCCGAGGACCGCGGCCGCCTCCCGCAGGCGTTCGTCCACGGCGCGCAGCACGGGCAGCATCGTGCGCACGACGAAGGGCACACCGACCAGCGCCTGGGCGAGGGGCACCAGGATCCACGAGGACCGCAGATCCAGCGGCGGTTCGTCGAGGGTGATGAGGAAGCCGAAGCCGACGGTCACGGCGGAGACTCCGAGCGGCAGCATGAGCAGTGCGTCGAAGCCCCGGACGAGCCTGCCCGCACGACGGGTGAGGGCGGCCGCGGCGAGACCGCCGACGGCGACCGAGATGGCCGTCGCGGCCAGGGCGTAGCGGAGGGAGTTCCACACGGCGTCGATCGGCGGCACGAGGAACGCGCCGCCGGACGGGTCCACGGTGCCGAGCTCCCGGTAGTAGCCGAATCCGTAGCCGGCCGGGGTGTCGAGGGAGCGCTCGACCAGCACCGCGAGCGGCACCAGGAGCAGCACCACCACCGTGGTCAGGACGCCGCCGAGGAGCAGCCACCGAACAGCGCCGCGCGGCCTTCGCGCGGTGCGTGCCGGGTCGACGAGCCGCAGCGCGCTCTCCCGCCGCCGCACCGTCCAGGCGTGCACGGCCAGGACCGCGCCGACCGTCAGAAACTGCACCAGCGTCAGCACGGCCGCCGTCGGCAGGTCCAGGAACTCGGCGGTCTGCCGGTAGATCTCCACCTCGAGGGTG
Coding sequences within it:
- a CDS encoding iron ABC transporter permease, with the translated sequence MAGPVAFFALFFAYPVSAIVGRGLHADGAWHFDRFGEVLGRSDIREVLWFTTWQALASTALTLLIALPGAYVFARLDFPGKRLLRAVVTVPFVLPTVVVGTAFLALLGRGGLLDELWGIRLDTTVWAILLAHVFFNYAVVVRTVGGLWSQLDPRQEEAARVLGAGRFAAWRRVTLPALVPSLAAAALMVFLFTFTSFGVVQILGGPAFSTLEVEIYRQTAEFLDLPTAAVLTLVQFLTVGAVLAVHAWTVRRRESALRLVDPARTARRPRGAVRWLLLGGVLTTVVVLLLVPLAVLVERSLDTPAGYGFGYYRELGTVDPSGGAFLVPPIDAVWNSLRYALAATAISVAVGGLAAAALTRRAGRLVRGFDALLMLPLGVSAVTVGFGFLITLDEPPLDLRSSWILVPLAQALVGVPFVVRTMLPVLRAVDERLREAAAVLGASPLRAWREVDLPLVRRALAVAAGFAFAVSLGEFGATVFIARPDNPTLPVAVARLLGRPGELNYGQAMALSTILMVACAAALLLLERIRTESTTEEF
- a CDS encoding ABC transporter ATP-binding protein, which encodes MALLELAGVTVRFGPRTALDSVDLEVAEHEIVCLLGPSGSGKSTLLRVVAGLQEADAGRVLLGGADQARVPVHRRGVGLMFQDHQLFPQRNVGGNVAFGLRMHGAARGEQARRTDELLRLVGLPGAQQRSVAALSGGEQQRVALARALAPEPRLLMLDEPLGQLDRGLRERLVVELRELFGRLGTTVLAVTHDQGEAFALADRVVVMRDGRIAQAGTPLEVWQRPASPFVARFLGFDNVVAATVEGTAANTGWGKVPVPDGSPQGARTVLVRPDGVRLTDPSEGLRCTVESRTFRGSHVAVRLRPDDGPPLEAECSLGQAPAPGEAVGVVFAADEVVVLGPEASQ